Proteins encoded by one window of Lathyrus oleraceus cultivar Zhongwan6 chromosome 1, CAAS_Psat_ZW6_1.0, whole genome shotgun sequence:
- the LOC127114597 gene encoding uncharacterized protein LOC127114597 — MDKREVEANLEVKGNTKGFSLSFLLERAYTLLKAESWDACYSAIALAIYGIILFPNMDGFIDMAAIGVFLTENPVPTLLADVYYYMSHRYTKKKGMIDCCAPLLYQWFLEHLPKICVFVELTDASWPQRLGLLRSEDLSWYSKEYIGMDIIFSCGDFPNLPLIGTRGRVNSNPILSLRQLGYPMEGPPYASSLEAFLLLDLGVENPSLFQRIREAWKKVN; from the coding sequence ATGGACAAGAGAGAAGTTGAGGCTAACCTAGAGGTCAAGGGGAATACTAAAGGGTTCTCACTAAGTTTTCTTTTGGAAAGAGCTTATACCTTATTGAAAGCTGAAAGTTGGGACGCCTGTTACTCTGCTATTGCTTTGGCTATCTATGGCATCATCCTATTCCCAAATATGGATGGTTTTATAGACATGGCTGCTATTGGTGTTTTCCTCACCGAAAATCCAGTacctaccttgttagctgatgTTTACTATTACATGAGCCATAGGTACACCAAAAAGAAGGGAATGATTGATTGTTGTGCTCCTCTCTTATACCAGTGGTTCCTAGAACATCTTCCAAAGATATGTGTTTTTGTAGAACTGACAGACGCTAGTTGGCCTCAGAGGTTGGGATTGCTCCGATCCGAAGATCTTTCCTGGTATTCTAAAGAATATATTGGCATGGACATTATATTCAGCTGTGGGGACTTTCCCAATTTACCACTCATTGGAACTCGAGGGCGTGTCAATTCTAACCCGATTTTATCACTAAGACAACTTGGGTACCCAATGGAAGGTCCTCCATATGCGAGCTCTTTAGAAGCCTTCTTGTTGCTTGACTTGGGGGTTGAGAATCCTAGCCTATTCCAAAGGATCAGAGAGGCTTGGAAAAAGGTCAATTGA